From the genome of Candidatus Defluviilinea proxima:
GCTCATCCGCCTCACTGGGACCTTTCCAGCCGTACTTCTTCATGTCCACCTTGTCTTTGACGAAGATGATGCCCTCTTCCTCGAGTAATTGACGTTGCCGTTCTGCACCAGCGCGTTCGCTGATCTTGCCTTGTGAGTTGATGACTCGTTGCCACGGTACATCGTCGGGGCAGGCCGCCATCGCGCCGCCCACCCAACGCGGACCGAATGTTTTATACGCCTCGAACTCCACACCATTGGGTGGGGGCAACATCAACGCAATTTGACCATACGCCGCAACCTTTCCGT
Proteins encoded in this window:
- a CDS encoding MGMT family protein — its product is MQFSSPPNQQAYYEQVWNLVRQIPHGKVAAYGQIALMLPPPNGVEFEAYKTFGPRWVGGAMAACPDDVPWQRVINSQGKISERAGAERQRQLLEEEGIIFVKDKVDMKKYGWKGPSEADEPRQETLF